A DNA window from Polynucleobacter sp. AP-Titi-500A-B4 contains the following coding sequences:
- a CDS encoding tripartite tricarboxylate transporter substrate binding protein — MMLRSLVASLLSVIAFNTFAAYPDKSIKFLVPWPPGGATDQVARLLVQPLTKELGVSVFVENKGGAGGNIGTQAFLQDKPDGYSILMATSSTNAAGPHLFANQGFDPAKDFTPVVLVCTIPNIMVVPASSPWNSLKDLMNDAKQNPGKFTYGSAGIGASQHLAGAQFKTVTGLDIRHVPYKGSGPAALDLMAGHIDMMMDTGSMANIKGGKLKALGVASEKRIPELPNVPTMKEAGAPMVANAWYGVMLPASAPKDVTEKLNKAFNKVLKDPEVQKSLQGIGAQVDGGSVAEFTKFSQSEIKRYEGIVNMSGAPKE, encoded by the coding sequence ATGATGTTGAGAAGCTTAGTTGCCAGCTTGCTGAGCGTAATTGCTTTCAATACATTCGCTGCTTATCCCGATAAATCAATCAAATTCCTAGTGCCCTGGCCGCCTGGTGGTGCAACCGATCAAGTGGCTCGCCTTTTGGTGCAGCCCCTCACAAAAGAGTTGGGCGTATCTGTATTTGTTGAAAACAAAGGTGGCGCTGGTGGCAATATTGGTACTCAAGCATTTTTGCAAGATAAGCCCGATGGTTATTCCATTCTGATGGCTACAAGCTCTACGAATGCAGCTGGTCCACACTTGTTTGCAAATCAGGGTTTTGATCCTGCCAAAGACTTCACTCCAGTGGTATTGGTTTGTACGATTCCAAACATCATGGTTGTGCCAGCCTCTTCACCATGGAATAGTCTCAAAGACTTAATGAATGATGCAAAACAGAATCCAGGTAAGTTTACTTATGGGTCTGCGGGTATTGGCGCCTCACAGCATCTAGCGGGAGCCCAATTTAAAACAGTGACCGGTTTGGATATTCGACATGTCCCTTATAAAGGTAGCGGTCCAGCAGCCTTAGATCTGATGGCAGGTCATATCGACATGATGATGGATACAGGGTCAATGGCCAACATTAAAGGTGGCAAGTTAAAGGCTTTAGGTGTTGCATCAGAGAAGCGTATTCCTGAGTTGCCCAATGTGCCAACCATGAAAGAAGCTGGCGCACCCATGGTGGCCAATGCTTGGTATGGTGTGATGTTGCCAGCTAGCGCTCCAAAAGACGTTACTGAAAAACTGAATAAGGCATTCAATAAAGTCCTGAAAGATCCCGAAGTTCAAAAAAGCCTTCAGGGAATTGGTGCTCAGGTAGATGGAGGATCTGTTGCGGAATTTACCAAGTTCTCGCAGTCTGAAATCAAGCGCTACGAGGGGATTGTAAATATGTCAGGAGCACCTAAAGAGTGA
- a CDS encoding amidohydrolase family protein: protein MIIDCHGHYTTAPKALKAWRDAQVANLNTPELGPKVSDLKISDDEICESIELNQLARMKERGIDVTIFSPQASFMTHHIGDFNTSATWAALCNELCFRVTQLFPKNFVGAAMLPQSPGVDTSTCLPEMRKCINEYGFVGINLNPDPSGGHWRDPPLSDSYWHPIYQEMIALDVPAMIHVSTSCNDCFHTTGAHYLNADTTAFMQCLTSELFSQFPALRFLIPHGGGAVPYHWGRFRGLAKDMNIPDINQKLLNNIYFDTCVYHQPGINLLTEVIPAKNILFASETFGAVKDIDPDTGFYFDDTRRYLNAVDGLSSQEKSMIFEGNARKVFSRINNRIPK, encoded by the coding sequence ATGATTATTGATTGTCATGGCCACTACACTACCGCGCCAAAAGCATTAAAGGCATGGCGTGACGCCCAGGTTGCCAATTTAAATACCCCTGAGTTAGGGCCTAAGGTATCTGATTTAAAAATCAGTGACGATGAGATTTGTGAGTCGATAGAGTTAAATCAACTCGCTAGAATGAAAGAGCGGGGCATCGATGTCACCATCTTTTCTCCTCAGGCGAGTTTTATGACTCATCATATTGGTGACTTCAATACCTCAGCAACTTGGGCTGCACTTTGTAATGAGCTTTGTTTTCGGGTGACGCAGTTGTTTCCTAAAAACTTTGTGGGTGCCGCAATGCTGCCACAGTCACCCGGTGTGGATACCAGCACCTGTCTGCCTGAAATGCGTAAATGTATTAATGAGTACGGGTTTGTGGGCATTAACCTAAATCCTGATCCTTCTGGCGGTCATTGGCGCGATCCCCCATTAAGTGACTCTTATTGGCATCCAATCTATCAGGAGATGATTGCTTTAGATGTACCAGCAATGATTCATGTGAGTACGAGCTGCAATGATTGTTTCCATACTACTGGCGCACATTATCTAAATGCAGATACAACAGCTTTTATGCAGTGCTTGACCTCTGAGTTATTTAGCCAGTTCCCAGCTTTGCGCTTCTTGATTCCTCATGGCGGTGGAGCTGTTCCATACCATTGGGGGCGCTTTAGAGGATTAGCAAAAGATATGAATATTCCTGACATTAACCAAAAGCTTCTGAATAATATTTACTTTGACACCTGTGTGTATCACCAGCCAGGCATCAACCTCTTAACGGAGGTAATTCCTGCAAAAAATATTCTGTTTGCATCTGAAACTTTTGGTGCTGTGAAAGATATCGATCCTGATACCGGATTTTATTTTGATGACACCCGTCGCTATCTCAATGCTGTGGATGGATTAAGTAGTCAAGAGAAGAGCATGATCTTCGAAGGCAATGCACGTAAAGTATTTTCTAGAATTAATAACAGAATTCCTAAGTAA
- a CDS encoding transporter substrate-binding domain-containing protein: MGLYKGSPTSILPGDGSKPTRGIGYELGQSLAAQIDAQFIPVVFEKNADVLAAVKNNEVDLVFTNASADRAQYIQFSKSVIRIEKGFLISPKSTVQSQAEVNDPKIKIGYSVGSNSQAELPMLIPKANLVQTSSTKQAIAMLKIGGIDGFSTNKAILFEMAPSVPGSRVLPDVIGYENLALGTPINRQGSAQFLNHFVDHMVATGKLNEYIQRSGIQGLAPN; this comes from the coding sequence ATGGGTTTGTACAAGGGAAGCCCTACATCCATTCTCCCGGGCGATGGTTCAAAACCTACGCGTGGTATTGGCTATGAGCTAGGGCAGAGTTTAGCCGCCCAAATCGATGCACAGTTCATCCCAGTGGTATTTGAAAAGAATGCGGATGTATTGGCTGCAGTTAAGAATAACGAAGTAGATTTGGTCTTTACGAACGCCAGCGCAGATCGGGCTCAATATATTCAGTTTTCAAAATCCGTAATTCGAATCGAGAAGGGATTTTTAATCAGCCCTAAAAGCACAGTTCAGTCGCAAGCAGAAGTGAATGACCCAAAAATTAAAATTGGGTATAGCGTAGGCAGTAATTCTCAAGCCGAGCTACCAATGCTTATTCCCAAGGCTAATTTGGTACAAACTAGCTCAACTAAGCAGGCTATTGCAATGTTGAAAATAGGGGGGATTGATGGATTTTCAACAAACAAAGCTATTTTGTTTGAGATGGCCCCCTCAGTGCCGGGGTCAAGAGTGCTACCTGATGTTATTGGCTATGAGAATCTGGCCTTGGGTACGCCAATAAATCGTCAAGGCTCAGCTCAATTTCTCAATCATTTCGTAGATCACATGGTTGCAACAGGTAAGCTCAATGAATACATACAGCGCTCAGGCATTCAAGGCCTGGCACCAAACTAA
- a CDS encoding tripartite tricarboxylate transporter substrate binding protein produces the protein MHKIIFSFLVAINLLFGSNVMAQDYPNKPMKFLVGYAPGGAVDLVARTLGQSLSASMGQPILIENKPGAGTNIAVKQLIDSPPDGYTLMVAANALAANMSLYKPQPFDIDKDITPIAMIGRVPVVIATSADGKYQKLSDLIKAAKANPDYITYGTPGNGATPHMAMKFFEQAAGMSLKHVPYKGGAPAITDLIGGQLDLVAVNMLEVAPHVKSGKLKIIAVMSSKRSPLFPDVPTVAESGFPGFEASVWYSLIAPAKTPAAIVKTLHAQVEKALQSKEMTERLGSVGGEVSPGTTAQFTAYLNSERKRYEKLVREANIQPD, from the coding sequence ATGCATAAAATCATCTTCAGCTTTCTGGTTGCGATCAATTTATTATTTGGTAGCAATGTTATGGCTCAGGATTATCCAAATAAACCGATGAAGTTTTTGGTAGGCTATGCTCCCGGTGGCGCCGTTGACTTAGTTGCCAGAACCTTGGGTCAAAGTTTGTCCGCCTCAATGGGGCAGCCCATTCTGATTGAAAACAAACCGGGTGCTGGTACTAATATCGCCGTGAAGCAGTTGATTGATAGTCCGCCCGATGGCTATACCTTGATGGTTGCAGCAAATGCCTTGGCAGCCAATATGTCTTTGTATAAGCCACAACCCTTTGATATTGATAAAGACATTACGCCGATTGCCATGATTGGGCGTGTTCCCGTAGTTATTGCCACTTCTGCCGATGGTAAGTATCAAAAATTATCTGATTTGATAAAGGCTGCAAAAGCAAATCCCGATTACATTACCTATGGTACGCCTGGTAATGGCGCGACACCGCATATGGCAATGAAATTTTTCGAACAAGCTGCTGGAATGTCCTTAAAGCACGTTCCCTATAAGGGCGGAGCTCCTGCGATTACGGATTTGATAGGTGGCCAGTTAGATTTGGTTGCGGTAAATATGTTGGAGGTTGCTCCTCACGTTAAAAGCGGCAAGCTAAAGATTATTGCTGTGATGAGTTCGAAGCGTTCCCCATTATTTCCGGATGTACCGACGGTCGCAGAATCTGGTTTCCCAGGTTTTGAAGCATCTGTTTGGTATAGCTTAATTGCGCCTGCTAAAACTCCGGCTGCCATCGTGAAGACGCTTCATGCTCAAGTGGAGAAAGCATTGCAATCCAAAGAGATGACGGAGCGATTGGGCTCTGTAGGCGGAGAAGTGAGTCCCGGAACAACTGCACAATTTACTGCTTATTTAAATTCAGAGCGTAAGCGCTACGAGAAGTTGGTACGCGAAGCCAATATTCAGCCGGATTGA